The genomic interval ATTTGCTTTTGGGTCTGGCGTTCTGCGTAGACAATGGCTCGGATATAGATGATTTCATCTGACTTCTTCGTCTGGCGTTTTTCAAACTCTTCAACAACGACAGCGGACGCGTAAGGGATCTCGCGTTGCGTCATGAGCATAATTTTTTCACGAACGGTCTCGGCAATAAAGAAGCGTTCAGGAAGGTCGCTGAGTTGATCCTCAGGAAAATAGCGGGGTCCCAGCGGTAGGTAAGTTTCAACCTGCTCCAGAAGGAGCGGCACACCATCGGCAGTCAACGCAGAGATAGGTACCATGTGAGCGAACTCAAATTTCTGATCGTAATCCTCAAAGATTGGGAGCAAGGTTGGTTTAGCAACGAGATCTACCTTATTGAGAACCAAGATAACTGTAGATTTGATCCGCTTGAGACGTTTTAGGATCCTGTCTTCGATCTCAGGGTCTGGGCGCGTTACATCAATCACAAAAAGAACGACATCGGCGTCGCTCAAAGCCCCATACGCCGTTTTGACCATCTCGCTTTGTAAGCGGTACTTGGGATTCATCAGCCCGGGTGTATCGACAAAAACAATTTGATGGGTGTCGGTGGTGACAATCCCGCGAATCTGATTCCGAGTCGTTTGCGGTTTCGGGGTGACGATAGCGAGCTTCTGCCCTAAGAAGGTATTGAGCAGGGTGGATTTACCGACGTTAGGCGCGCCGATAATGCTAACGTACCCGGATTTGAAATTTTTAATTTTACCTTGCGGAAGAAAGACGTAGGTTTAAACCATGGACGTGCCTTTCTTAAATCCGCCCTCCACTTCGTTACGGGCTACGGTTCCGGAAGAATGCGCAGTTTCTTCACAGACCATGCCACGCAGGATTATTCAAATAGAAGCAACGCCACTTGCGGGAAGACACAGGAACACTTGCATAGAATAAACTTAACATACATTATACCAAATCGGGTAACCAAAATCAAGGAAAAGTTTTAGGAATTTAGTGCGGCGTTCTGCTCTTCGATTTGATGCAATGCCTCGCTGACGTAGCGGCGGACCCACTCACTCTCAGTGGCTTCAGCCAATTCGTTGAGTGCGGAGACGGCTTGTGGATTACCGATTCTACCTAAAGCAACGACAGCAGCGGAACAGACGGCTCTGTCGGTGTCCCAGATGCTGCTCATGAGTGCCTCTATGATCTGGACAGGTGGGTTTGAAGTCCTCTCTTCGTCGAGCCCTAATTCACCGAGGGCGACAACAGTAGCGCATCGCATGTCAGCATCTTCGTCTTGTAGAAAGGGGATGAGAACCTCAATCGCGCGTTCATCACGAATTTTCCCGAGCGAGGAAATAGCGAAACGACGAACGGTCGAATTGTGATCACTTAAGGCGTTGATGAGCGGTGCGACGGCATGCACATCACCGACGCCGCCTAATCCCTCAGCGGCATAAGCCCGCATCTCAGCGGATTCCGACTGCAGTTTTCGCAGCAACACACGGGTCGGAAAATATCGCCAATTCCTGACAGGACCGTCTCGATGTGAAAGCCACGTGATGGACTTGCGGACCTTTTGCGACAGAGACAAATTTGAAGCAGCCTCTACAGTTTCGCGTGTCATGGTGCCACCTTGCTTATTTATGATATTAGATTAGGAGTTAATCAACCTTTCATATTCGTCATGTCTACCAATAAGATTCTCAAGCTTCTTAAGTGTCCCTTTTTCCTCTGCTTCACGAGCTTCCGCAATCAAAAAATCCAGTTTGCCTGCGTTTGAATCCTCTTCAATCTGTCGATCCCATTCGTCCCACTCTAACTCGTTGAACCATTGTCTCAATTGTTGGTAATCGGTCTTAGAAAGAGCCAGAATATCTTCTTGGATTTTTGCGATGTTTGGCACTGTGTCTTCTCCTTTGTCAGGGTGTCACCTGATGGATACGAATTAAAGACTGAATAAAATAATTATACCATAGGGTGGGTCCAAGGAGCAATTTTTTTCACCGTGCTTGCGTCAGACCTGCCGTCAAAAACCGCGGTAGCGGCACGTCAGATAGATTCAGAAAAAATTAGAGGTTGATACCCAACTCACTCGCAATAGTGTAGACATCTTTGTCACCACGACCTGAGAGACAGACGGCGATGATCTTGTCTTTACCGAGTTTAGATGCCAGCTCACGCAGATAGGCAATGGCATGCGCGGATTCCAATGCGGGGATGATGCCCTCTGTCTCCGATAACAGTCGGAATCCTTCTACTGCTTCTGCATCGGTAATCGGGACGTATTCCGCTCTACCGGTTTCGCGATAATAACTGTGCTCCGGTCCGACCCCCGGATAATCCAATCCCGCGGAGATTGAGTGTGCAGGGGTTATCTGACCGTCATCTTCCTGCAGCAGGTAGCACTTCGCACCGTGAAAGACACCGACGCTACCAGCAGTGAGAGGCGCCGCATGTCGTCCGCTCCGGATGCTCTCGCCTGCGGCTTCCACACCGATAAGTCGAACGGATTCATCGGCATAGAACGGATAGAACATGCCGAGTGAATTGCTTCCACCCCCGACACAGGCGACAACACAATCCGGGAGTGTACCCTCTTGCTCTAAAATCTGTGATCTCGCTTCGTCGCCGATGACGGCTTGGAAGTCTCGGACGATCATCGGGTAAGGGTGCGCGCCGACAACCGAACCGAGAAGTAGATAGGTGGTTCGGACGTTTGTGACCCAATCGCGGAAGCAGGCGTTGATCGCATCCTTGAGGGTCCGCGACCCAGAATTAACCGGTACGACCTTTGCTCCCATGAGTTGCATACGGAAAACGTTGAGTGCTTGCCGTTCTATGTCTTCCTCACCCATATACACCTCACACTCCATACCAAACTTCGCGGCGACAGTGGCTGTTGCGACCCCGTGTTGTCCCGCACCGGTTTCAGCGATGATGCGTTTTTTCCCCATCCAGCGTGCAAGGAGGATTTGACCGATTGCACTGTTAATTTTGTGCGCACCTGTATGGTTGAGATCCTCCCGTTTGAGATATATTTTCGCGCCGCCGAGCGTCTCTGTCAAATGCTCAGCATAATAAAGTGGATTCGGTCTCCCAACATATTCACGGAGGTAGTATTGAAATTCTTGTTGGAAGTCGTGATTATCTTTGAGTTTCAGGTATGCTTCTTCGAGTTCTAAAAGTGCGGGCATCAGCGTTTCGGGAACATATCTGCCTCCGAATTGTCCGAAATGCCCTGTTGCGTCAGGCAGTTTTTTAATTATACCTTGCGGTTCGTTTGGGTGGACCTGGGATTTCATATTCATCTCCGTATATCCGCCTGCGCCGGTGTTGCAGGCTTTTTAATGATACCTTGCGGTTCGATGAGTGTGGTTAGAACTTCCACATGCCTTTACGTATATCCGCCTGCGCCGGTGTTGCAGGCTTTTTAATGTTTCCTTGCGGTTCGATGAGTGTGGTTAGAACTTCCACATGCCTTTACGTATATCCGCCTGCGCCGGTGTTGCAGGCTNNNNNNNNNNGGTTAGAACTTCCACATGCCTTTACGTATATCCGCCTGCGCCGGTGTTGCAGGCTACAATTATGGAACATAGAGTGGAGGAGTAGCCATAATTCAAAAATTTGCGCGGAGGTTCGATTGTTCCAGAACCGATGGATTCACGACGGACTCTGGCAGTTTTCCCGTTAGCACGTGTACGACACACGTCGCAGCAGCAACTTCTAAGTCGAGAATCGATTCCTCTGAAATAAAAGCGGCGTGCGGTGTAGCGACGACACTGTCGAGGGTAAGTAGTTCTTCGTTCTGTTCAGGCGGTTCAGTTTCCAATACGTCCAAACCGGCACCGGCAATTTCAGCGTTGCGGAGCGCCGCAGTGAGGGCAGCGGTATCCACAATACCCCCACGCGCCGTGTTAATCAGATAAGCCGTCGGTTTCATTGCCTGAAATTCTGCCTCCCCAAACATACCCTGTGTTTCTGGTGTCAAGGGTGCATGGATCGTGATAAAATCAGACGTTACGAGGAGCTCTGAAAACGAAACTTTTTGTGCGCCATGCTGCTGAATTAATTCAGGGTCGGTACGTGGGGAACAGATATTGACTGTAAACCCGAACGCTTTCGCTTTCGGCACAATTGACCGCCCAATCCGTCCGAATCCGACGACACCGAGCGTTTTGCCTCGAATTCTGCGCATCGATGGTCCGATGTTCTGTTCCCATGTGCCTCCCTTGACCGCCCGATCAAACCGCGGGATTTTTCGCGCACACGCCAGCAGCAACCCCATGGCGTGGTCCGAAACCTCATCGATACAATACGCAGGGACGTTGGTGACAACAATACCGTGTTCCGTAGCGACTTCCACATCAATGTTGTCTAATCCAATACCGCAACGCCCAATAATCTGGCATTTCTGAGCAGCAGCGATAACAGGTGCCCGAACGGGTTTCCAGCAGGTAAGGATGCCATCCATGGTTGGCACAAGCGTTAGGAGTTCTGCTTCATCGCCAGTCTCTGCGGCGACGAGTTCCGCCCCGATCTCGGCAAGTACTTGTCGTTCAGGTTCTATAGAGGGCCAGGCGTAATCGGTGATGAGGATTTTCCAGCTGTTTTGCATTTTTTAATCCTACCTTGCGGAAGAAGGACGCGGACTTGAACCACTGACGCGTCTTTCTTAAATCTGAAGAAACACCCAAGCAAAAACCCCTCCACTTTGTTACGGGCTACGGTCCCGCAAGAAGGCACAATTTTTCTTTCTGCGACAAGATCGAAAAACGCGTCTATAAGAAGACCTTGCCGGGGTTCATCAAATTTAGGGGATCCAAAGCATTTTTGATAGCACGCATTAAATTGATTGCCGATCCGTGTTCCTTTTGTAATGCCTGTCTTTTGCCAATACCGACACCGTGTTCACCGGTGCAGGTGCCTCCCATCTCCAAGGCGATGTCTACAATCCGATGGCTGAGTTGCTGAGCCTCCGCTAATTCATCTGCGTTATCAACTTCAAGCGGAAAAACAACGTGAAAATTCCCGTCTCCAACGTGTCCGAGGAGCGACGGGTCAAGGCTCGATGTAGCGAGCAGTGCTTTCGTTTTGGCGATGCACTCGGCAAGTTCGGATATCGGGACGCAGACATCCGTAACGTAGCCGACAGAACCGGGACGGCGGTTCAAAGCGGCGTAGTAACTATCGTATCGGGCTTGCCAGAGCCGTTTGCGTTCGTCTTCGTCTGTTGCCCATCGGAAATCGCCGCTGCCGTGTGCTGCTGCAACAGTCCCAGCAATCTCAGAACTCTCTGCGACGGTATGCGCCGAGCCGTGGAATTCAAAGAAGAGGGTCGGTGCGACTTCGTACACTAACCCTGCATACTTGTTGACGGCATCCATTTGGCGTTCATCTAAAAGCTCAATACGGGCGATGCTAACCCCTCTACCGATAAGTTCAATAACGGTGTCTACCGCTGCGGATACGGTTGGAAAGGCACAGACAGCGGATGCCACCGCCTCTGGCAACCGTGTTAATTTGAGCGTGACTTCAGTAATAATCCCTAACGTGCCTTCAGAACCGATGAAAAGACGTGTGAGATCGTAGCCTGCGGCAGACTTCCGAGCCCTGCCCCCCGTCTGGACGATAGAACCATCGGCAGTGACGACAGTCAAACCGAGGACGTTATCGAGCATCGTGCCATATCGGACAGCACTTGTACCGGACGCCCGCGTCGCTGCCATCCCACCCAATGAGGCATCTGCACCTGGATCAACGGAGAAATGGAGTCGTGTCCCGATCTCCGCGAGATGCGTGTTCAATTGCAGCCGCGTTACACCCGCTTGGACGGTGGCATCTCTGTCATCTTGACTGACGCGAAGGATACGGTTCATCTCGTTCAGAGCCATACAGAGCACGCCTTCAGTTGTGACGACAGCACCTTCAACCCCCGTACCCGTGCCGTAAGGAACAATCGGCATCTTATATTTCCCACAGATTTTAACAATTTCGGCGACTTCAACGTTGGTTTTCGGGAAAGCGACAGCATCTGGGAGCGCGCCCCAGTGATAGGAGGCATCGCGGGCGTGCGCATCCCGGACGGCACTATCCGTGGTGAAGCGTGCTCCGAGAAGTGTATGGAGTTCTTTATGGGAGTGCTTTAAGTCGTGTTGATTCATGCTACGGGTATTTTAGCATAATTTGGGCGTGATGGCAAAGGAAAAATTACAGGAAGGGCTCGGACAGGTTTTAGCAGAGGAGGGTGAACAGCAGTTTGTTGTTGGTAGTTCGATATCGTTATCCTCAGCGTATTGGTGTTGGTTTTGCCCAGCCTAAAAGGCCATGCTACGAAAGAAAAGAATTTCAGGGGCGTGAAACGACGAGACGGGCGAGGGGACCTCGCCCCTACGAGGTGTTTAGAGTCGGTGTGTATTCTTGGAAGATTGGGGAGAGGTAAGTTGGATCAGCGGGATCGCGGAAAAGGATATGCCATTCTTCTGCAAATTCTCGTCTCTCTATACCTTCTCTGCGGCGGAGAACTTGAAAATCAGTTTTTGAGATGATAAAGGAATCCATCTGGACATGTTCGCCACGGAAGCGTTCATAAGAGAGAGTTCGTAGTCTTTTGAAGAGGG from Candidatus Poribacteria bacterium carries:
- a CDS encoding HEAT repeat domain-containing protein is translated as MTRETVEAASNLSLSQKVRKSITWLSHRDGPVRNWRYFPTRVLLRKLQSESAEMRAYAAEGLGGVGDVHAVAPLINALSDHNSTVRRFAISSLGKIRDERAIEVLIPFLQDEDADMRCATVVALGELGLDEERTSNPPVQIIEALMSSIWDTDRAVCSAAVVALGRIGNPQAVSALNELAEATESEWVRRYVSEALHQIEEQNAALNS
- a CDS encoding GTPase Era, translated to MKNFKSGYVSIIGAPNVGKSTLLNTFLGQKLAIVTPKPQTTRNQIRGIVTTDTHQIVFVDTPGLMNPKYRLQSEMVKTAYGALSDADVVLFVIDVTRPDPEIEDRILKRLKRIKSTVILVLNKVDLVAKPTLLPIFEDYDQKFEFAHMVPISALTADGVPLLLEQVETYLPLGPRYFPEDQLSDLPERFFIAETVREKIMLMTQREIPYASAVVVEEFEKRQTKKSDEIIYIRAIVYAERQTQKQIIIGKGGKLIKRVGELARIDIEKFLDTRVFLEIYVTVKSDWRKDPRKLKELGGFTDI
- the trpB gene encoding tryptophan synthase subunit beta, translating into MKSQVHPNEPQGIIKKLPDATGHFGQFGGRYVPETLMPALLELEEAYLKLKDNHDFQQEFQYYLREYVGRPNPLYYAEHLTETLGGAKIYLKREDLNHTGAHKINSAIGQILLARWMGKKRIIAETGAGQHGVATATVAAKFGMECEVYMGEEDIERQALNVFRMQLMGAKVVPVNSGSRTLKDAINACFRDWVTNVRTTYLLLGSVVGAHPYPMIVRDFQAVIGDEARSQILEQEGTLPDCVVACVGGGSNSLGMFYPFYADESVRLIGVEAAGESIRSGRHAAPLTAGSVGVFHGAKCYLLQEDDGQITPAHSISAGLDYPGVGPEHSYYRETGRAEYVPITDAEAVEGFRLLSETEGIIPALESAHAIAYLRELASKLGKDKIIAVCLSGRGDKDVYTIASELGINL
- a CDS encoding C-terminal binding protein; amino-acid sequence: MQNSWKILITDYAWPSIEPERQVLAEIGAELVAAETGDEAELLTLVPTMDGILTCWKPVRAPVIAAAQKCQIIGRCGIGLDNIDVEVATEHGIVVTNVPAYCIDEVSDHAMGLLLACARKIPRFDRAVKGGTWEQNIGPSMRRIRGKTLGVVGFGRIGRSIVPKAKAFGFTVNICSPRTDPELIQQHGAQKVSFSELLVTSDFITIHAPLTPETQGMFGEAEFQAMKPTAYLINTARGGIVDTAALTAALRNAEIAGAGLDVLETEPPEQNEELLTLDSVVATPHAAFISEESILDLEVAAATCVVHVLTGKLPESVVNPSVLEQSNLRANF
- a CDS encoding FAD-binding protein translates to MNQHDLKHSHKELHTLLGARFTTDSAVRDAHARDASYHWGALPDAVAFPKTNVEVAEIVKICGKYKMPIVPYGTGTGVEGAVVTTEGVLCMALNEMNRILRVSQDDRDATVQAGVTRLQLNTHLAEIGTRLHFSVDPGADASLGGMAATRASGTSAVRYGTMLDNVLGLTVVTADGSIVQTGGRARKSAAGYDLTRLFIGSEGTLGIITEVTLKLTRLPEAVASAVCAFPTVSAAVDTVIELIGRGVSIARIELLDERQMDAVNKYAGLVYEVAPTLFFEFHGSAHTVAESSEIAGTVAAAHGSGDFRWATDEDERKRLWQARYDSYYAALNRRPGSVGYVTDVCVPISELAECIAKTKALLATSSLDPSLLGHVGDGNFHVVFPLEVDNADELAEAQQLSHRIVDIALEMGGTCTGEHGVGIGKRQALQKEHGSAINLMRAIKNALDPLNLMNPGKVFL